The Mycobacterium sp. 3519A genome contains a region encoding:
- a CDS encoding lysoplasmalogenase, whose translation MASTAGLATDTGTPYAHPRTRILWVAAVIVGACYGVFLIATALRLPHGAELTGQFLLQPAVKALTAVLLAAAALTHPIQRERRWLVAALLFSAAGDFLLAMPWWAPSFVLGLAAFLIAHLCFLAALIPLVARSRRRLAAAAVMVAACVALLVWFWPRLLAEGMAVPVTVYIAVLGAMVCAALLARLPTPWTALGAVCFAVSDGMIGIGKFVLAPTNTEALAVPIWWAYAASIVLITAGFFFGRK comes from the coding sequence ATGGCGTCGACCGCGGGCTTGGCAACGGACACGGGGACACCGTACGCACATCCGCGGACGCGGATCCTGTGGGTGGCCGCCGTGATCGTCGGCGCCTGTTACGGCGTTTTCCTGATCGCCACGGCCCTGCGGCTGCCCCATGGCGCCGAACTCACCGGCCAGTTCCTGCTGCAGCCCGCGGTCAAGGCGCTGACGGCGGTCCTGCTTGCAGCCGCGGCGCTGACCCACCCGATCCAGCGTGAGCGACGCTGGCTGGTCGCGGCGCTGCTGTTCTCAGCCGCCGGGGACTTCCTGCTGGCGATGCCGTGGTGGGCGCCGTCGTTCGTGCTCGGCCTTGCCGCGTTCCTGATCGCGCACCTGTGCTTCCTGGCGGCCCTGATCCCGCTGGTCGCGCGCTCTCGGCGGCGACTGGCCGCCGCGGCAGTCATGGTGGCCGCCTGCGTCGCGCTGCTGGTGTGGTTCTGGCCCCGACTGCTCGCCGAGGGGATGGCCGTTCCCGTCACGGTGTACATCGCTGTGCTCGGCGCGATGGTGTGTGCGGCGCTGCTGGCCCGGCTGCCGACGCCGTGGACCGCGCTTGGCGCGGTGTGCTTCGCGGTGTCCGACGGCATGATCGGCATCGGCAAGTTCGTCCTTGCACCAACAAACACAGAGGCACTCGCCGTGCCGATCTGGTGGGCGTATGCCGCGTCGATCGTGCTCATCACGGCCGGCTTCTTCTTCGGCCGCAAGTGA
- a CDS encoding GlxA family transcriptional regulator: MPTDRLVVFVVFDGMKLLDVAGPAEVFAEANRFGASYEVVMASVDGSDAVTSVGTRLAVSTSIAAVEKADTVVVSGGDDLVGRPIDPQLVAAVKALCPRTRRMASICTGSFILAQAGLLDGRRATTHWRQTGLLSRAYPKITVEPDAIFVRDGDIYTSAGVSAGIDLALALVEDDHGADLVREVARSLVVYLKRAGGQSQFSALVESRPPERSQLRAVTEAIAADPGANHTVKTLAAQAALSTRQLTRLFQTELGTTPARYVEMIRIDAARSALDAGRSVTDSARLAGFGSAETLRRVFVSQLGISPKAYRDRFKSTGAIAS, encoded by the coding sequence ATGCCAACTGATCGACTCGTCGTGTTCGTGGTGTTCGACGGCATGAAACTGCTCGATGTGGCCGGGCCCGCGGAGGTGTTCGCGGAGGCGAACCGGTTCGGCGCCTCGTACGAGGTGGTGATGGCGTCGGTCGACGGCAGCGACGCGGTCACCTCCGTCGGCACCCGGTTGGCCGTGTCGACGTCGATTGCCGCGGTCGAAAAGGCCGACACCGTAGTGGTTTCGGGCGGCGACGATCTGGTCGGCCGACCCATCGACCCGCAACTGGTCGCCGCGGTGAAGGCGCTGTGCCCGCGCACCCGCCGGATGGCGTCCATCTGCACCGGGTCGTTCATCCTGGCGCAGGCGGGCCTGCTCGACGGGCGCCGCGCCACCACCCATTGGCGGCAGACCGGCCTGCTGTCGCGGGCGTACCCGAAGATCACCGTGGAACCGGACGCGATCTTCGTGCGCGACGGCGACATCTACACCTCGGCCGGGGTGTCGGCGGGCATCGACCTGGCGCTGGCACTGGTCGAAGACGACCACGGCGCCGACCTCGTCCGCGAGGTGGCCCGCTCGTTGGTGGTGTACCTGAAACGGGCAGGCGGGCAGTCGCAGTTCTCCGCGCTCGTCGAATCCCGGCCGCCGGAGCGCTCGCAGTTGCGCGCGGTCACCGAGGCGATCGCCGCCGACCCCGGCGCCAATCACACCGTGAAAACCCTTGCCGCGCAAGCAGCTTTGAGCACCCGCCAGCTGACCCGGTTGTTTCAGACCGAACTCGGCACCACGCCTGCCCGTTATGTCGAGATGATCCGGATCGATGCTGCGCGCTCGGCGCTCGACGCCGGTCGTTCGGTGACCGATTCCGCCCGGTTGGCGGGCTTCGGCAGCGCCGAGACGCTGCGCCGGGTGTTCGTCAGCCAGCTCGGCATCTCACCGAAGGCCTACCGCGACAGGTTCAAATCCACCGGCGCGATCGCGTCATGA
- a CDS encoding alpha/beta hydrolase gives MSVAKPAVDAILLKVLKAVPFQLTTDGGVEAARQRFRDLPRRQVHPEVHTEDRTIEGPAGPIRIRIYRPPTTQETLPVVVFLHGGGWCVGDLDSYDGDARSHAVGADAVVVSVEYRLAPEHPYPAAVEDSWAATQWVAANADQLGADPDRMAVAGDSAGGNLAAVVALLARDAGGPPIRFQLLWYPATTWDTSLPSFAENADAPLLDRASVGGFGRWYVGDLDLSEMPATLAPGRAEDLTELPPAYIAVAGHDPLRDDGARYAELLTAAGVPVQLHNAETLIHGYLGYAGVVPAATAAAERGLAALRKALHAS, from the coding sequence GTGTCCGTTGCCAAGCCCGCGGTCGACGCCATCCTGCTGAAGGTACTAAAGGCCGTTCCGTTTCAGTTGACAACCGACGGCGGCGTCGAGGCCGCGAGGCAGCGGTTCCGCGACCTGCCGCGCCGCCAGGTGCATCCGGAGGTGCACACCGAGGACCGCACCATCGAGGGGCCCGCGGGGCCCATCCGGATCCGGATCTACCGGCCGCCGACAACGCAGGAGACGCTGCCGGTGGTCGTCTTCCTGCACGGCGGCGGATGGTGCGTCGGAGACCTCGACAGCTACGACGGGGATGCGCGCAGTCATGCGGTCGGCGCCGACGCGGTGGTGGTGTCGGTGGAGTACCGGCTCGCCCCTGAGCACCCGTACCCGGCCGCGGTCGAAGATTCTTGGGCCGCAACGCAATGGGTGGCGGCGAACGCGGATCAACTGGGCGCCGACCCTGACCGGATGGCGGTGGCGGGCGACTCCGCGGGCGGTAACCTCGCCGCGGTGGTCGCGCTTCTCGCGCGCGATGCGGGCGGGCCGCCGATTCGTTTCCAGCTGCTGTGGTATCCAGCCACCACGTGGGACACCTCGCTGCCGTCGTTCGCCGAGAACGCGGATGCGCCGCTGCTCGACCGAGCGTCGGTCGGCGGGTTCGGGCGTTGGTACGTAGGCGATTTGGACCTTTCCGAGATGCCGGCGACGCTGGCTCCTGGACGGGCCGAGGACCTGACCGAACTCCCGCCTGCCTACATCGCCGTCGCAGGGCATGACCCGCTGCGCGACGACGGCGCCCGCTACGCCGAACTGCTCACCGCGGCCGGTGTGCCGGTCCAACTGCACAACGCCGAGACCTTGATCCACGGCTATCTCGGCTATGCGGGCGTCGTGCCCGCCGCCACGGCCGCCGCAGAGCGCGGACTCGCGGCGTTACGCAAGGCGTTACACGCGTCATGA